ATACTTCAATTAATACTTGGTTCGATATTTAAATATATCCCTTAGTGTAGTCCACTAAATAAACATGTTTCGTTTAGAAGGTATAACTTCTAAAGAGGAGGAAATGTTTGTGAGAATATTGTAATTAGAAATAAGCTTGAATTTGCCATTTGCAGTCACCTTATTTATGAATCCGTGTAAGCGATTGAAACTAATTTGAAAGGTGCAAACTGTTGCACACTAATCAGTTGTCAGTGTAGGAAAATGGGATAGGTACAGTAATTAAACAGTATATAATATCATACTTCTAGTGATCATTTGATTGTCTGTTGGACATATTCACCTAAATAAAATAATGTCTAAAGACAAGAAAGTAAGTTTCTCATCTAAAACAATAAGTTAacgtaataaattagtaacttttatatcTCTAAAagtaaattgaaataaatatgaaacttaCTTTTGAAAGGAATAAATTGCTACTTTATATCccaaaaatttactttttaaaGAGTAAGTatagttcaagtaataataaGATTTTATAGATAAATAGTAATTTTTATTGATAACATAGTTAATTTAATTAATGATCAAAACTTAGTAATCTATGGCACTAATGTACtgttttacttaaaaaaaacttatctcaaattggtattagaaagtttatttaaaattacgatgagattttttttattaatgagattttttttcacGATTTTATCTGGAACACCGGGCCAGGAGCAACGACGGGCTTTTGGTGACGTTAGAGAGTAGAAGAAAAGGGAACCGAAATTGACCATACCATATAAACTGGGCTTGGTTTTGTTTAATTGACTGTGGTGTGCTGAATTTGTCTTCAACTGTGTTTGGGCCCATATGTCGCTCTCATCTATTTCTTGTCAAACAtgtttaggtttttttttttttttttctcaatgcTCACAACCAGGGATGGATTGGGGAACCAAAGCATAACAAGAAGACTGAAATAGATTTGATTTACAGCACTCTAATGAAGTAGTTTGCTTTTGGGTTGACAAATCACCtctcaaatagaacaaaattaCAGAAAGAATAAAGTAAAATCTGATTTCTCACACTAAAATTATCAATGTAATGTAAATTTCGTGTGACGGGAAGGTTGCTAGAGAAGAAAATTCCTTCTGtgatttggtcaaaagttatgAAACCTTCctattatttaaaaatatcCAAAGGACCCTCTTGTGGTTTAGACTAATATAATATAGAAAATGGATAAAATCATCGAAAGTGATGGAAATATGTAAAATTACTATGTTAACCTTATTTTCAaaccatacaaaaaaaaaattagttccgggctttaattaaaaatttgaaaacttttttttatttaagaaGAAAGTAAAATTGAGGGGCCTATTTGCAAATGTTTTAATTCACGGTAGAAGAAATAGCCTATATtacaataaaaaggaaagattcAGGGAAAAACACAatatctcttttttttaaaaaaaatccagaaaGTTTTCTCGCTTGTAATTCTCAAAACATAAATTGATATATACAACGTCGAGTGGCTGATGAGATCCAATTTTACTCTGTTTTCTAATATCGAAAATTGAAAGAACACCAACCCAAAAGTTTTTGAATTTGTGCATTTACCATCATCATCACTTCTTTCTTTTACTGATTCCTGTTTGTTTTCTGTACAAGTATGGCTGACATTGACTTTGAGCCGTCAATGGATCATCAATCCATCGTTCATTAGCaattcatttcattctttatagggttaattacattttattcccttaaAGAATATCTCATTTTTCAGTTTACATCCTAATCTTTAATTTGACttacttaaccccctttaggatAAAATtgtccttgcattattttgacttttcatttatcttgttttcctttcttttatttttttttcttctttatttaattctttatcttccccacaaaaatcttcacattaatgattgaaattaaaaaaaaggaattgcatagatctatcttctccttaaatgattaaaaaatattcaaatcgcTTTCCTaacaatacaatttttttagtctttcaattcttttaattttggattttcctcttttctttctagtttctcattttattctcaagaaaatatcataagatgaaattgttttcctttcttttatttctttttctctttcttctctctttcatccttcccaatTGAAATTCTattgcaatgaaaatttttgttttgagtttgtaattgcatgttctttggtgaaggtttaaaaggtatcaaaaattaatttttgattttttgtatgataccatgtgtcacaaatttcaattgatgattgttaatcaggtcacaatttcatcttaagatattttcttaggaataaaatgagaaactagaaaggaaacaggaaaacccaaaattaaaagaattgaaagactaaaaaattgtattttaggaaagtgatttgaatatttttttttaatcatttaaagaGAAGATAGATTTCTataatttctcttttttaatttcaatcattaagatgaaaatttttataggaaagaggaagaattaataaagaagaaagagaaaaaagaaataaaagaaagaaaaataatataaatgaaaagtcaaaataatgcaaggacaATTTTATCCTAAAGGGAATTAAGTTTGCAAAATTAAATATTATGGAGTAAACTGAAAAATATGATATTATTTAAGgagataaaatgtgattaacccttctTTATATTGTGCGTCCTTTCTTGGTTGGTTCTTACGAGGCAAAAAGCAATATCGGAAAAGTGGGAAAACACAGATGGTAGGATCGTTGACACTTGAATGCCAAGATTTTGACTAGATAGTACTTTAGTGCCAGACTCACCCAATAATTGACCCTTCTTTCCAATTAACCACCTGGGATCATAGTGTTGAGTCAATCATGGCCACCATTTCTGCTCGGTTGACTGATCCATCTTCTTCAATCTTCTTTGCTTGACCTTTTCCCGTAAACGATAGAAACACACGCACACTCAATTATATTAGAAACACTTAAAAATTAATACCCATTAAATCTAAACGGGATCCACAGAAAATTCACATTTAACCAATTAGTAATAGGACGAGACCCTCATGAAACTTAAGTCTGAATTGAAGAACTCGCACACAAGCAATGTGGAACGGAAGCCCAACCCCCAATCCCCTCTGAGCACACCCTCACCAATTGAATGGCTAGCTTTTTCCTATAAACGGTaaaaacacatacacacacaatTAGATTAGAAACACTCGGAAGTTAACGCCCATTCTTTGCTTGACTAATCCACTCTCTTTTCAGATATCTCGTTTTTGTCTTGATTTAAGCACCATAATGTACGGCGGAGTTGGAGCTATTGAATTCTATAATGTTAATTATCTTTGTCGGGTTGGACAAGCTATCTATTGACCCAGTAGCGTTTAAGGAAtcgtttttttcttttttttttcgcacTTTTTGGGTGAGAACTAGTTGGACCGAATGCTATCAGGTTACACCTCTATACCTATGTTTTCAGACTCGGACTAAATATCGACTCGGTCAGAATctggggtcaggggtcaatagATTCGATCGGGGTTAAATTGGATGacatcataaataaaaattacttaaaaattaaaatattatattttaaatacCTAAGatcatgttaatattaataaattcaTATATATTTAATGTTTCAAGTGTATTTAACaataaaatacaaagaaattagaataaTCAATGggcaatttatattattcaatgaatattaataagtttagaattaaaattatgaatttgattaaaaaataacaccaaactttaggataatatttataaagtataaAATATTTAAGATATATTAATAGATTTTAACAACCTAAGGGTCAAAACATAACATTGAAAATGCTTTGTCCCTATATCAGATGAAAGTGCTTTAACCCCACGTCACACTTCCCATTTCTTCCTCTATTCCTTACGGTTGACGCATTCCATAGAGCAtttcatcttcttcctctttctCTGCCATTCTGCaactcctttcttcttcttttttttttttaattttattttcattcttattttattagttatttgttctcaaacccatgaaatatCATGCTTTTATCTGTTTTCTTCaaacttttctcttcttcactcctttttttgcatttttgggtcttttcttcttttgaataCAAGATTTAAGATTATATCTTCtttaaaaaaaggttaaaaCATTGATTTTTGATACTTGAATTGAAGTCAAAGAGTGAATGGATTTGCAGAGGAGGGGAGAGCTCACAAGGATTTGGAGTTAGAGgtcaagaagggaaaaaaattttcaaaaaaaggagaaaaagaaaattccgACTTTTATCAGTTTTTCAGGTTTTCGGTCAAACCCAATTTTGACCGGATTTGACCGAGTGTTGATCAATCCGAGTTTTTAATATAGATCAGACCGAACATTTAACCGATTTTCAGTTCAACCGATCGGACCTGTCGATCGGGTCAAAGTTTAAAAACATAGCTCTATACCATATAAGGTTATATCAAGAAATTTTATCTCAGAATCTATGCAGCAAAACCAATAGTTGGTGTTGAAAAATGTTTCAAAAAAGATCGCCAAACTTATTTACTCTATATCAAATACAATGCAAATAAGATTGTGGTGTTTTTGTttgtccaattaaaaaaaataccaaGTTCATAAATCTACTGAGCTTGTAATTTAGTTGGTCCGGATCAAGTAACAATTACTatacaagatttttttttttgtccttggGTTAAGGTTACAAAGAAACCAAGTGCTTGCAACTTAGTTGGTCCTGACCAAGTAATAATTACCCTGCACGATCTTTCTTTTCTGGGGTAAGATTACAAATAAACCAAAACCTTTAATACTACTATTTACGAGATTTGaacagaaattatattttaataaaTTAGCTCACAAATGGTAAAAATTACAATTTAAATAGTGAGAGAAGGAATTGGACCCAAGACTTTTAATACCATACGAGAATCGACTAGAGACAGTGGTTGAGGAAATCATTCCTTAAGACTTTGATTCTTAAAAACTTGCAAAATATGAACCCTGCTACTTGTGAATTTCCTCTTAACTACTCATAGACATGGCTCGTATTAGTCATATAGATTAAAACATTAGTTCAATCTTTTATTCTACCACCACGAAATATTCAATCATGATTCTTTGATTAAGAGGCAAGCAGCTAAATTAGAAGATTCTCATTAATTTATCTTTAGCCTGTTACAAGATGGATTTTATGTCGAAAATGGTCTTTACGCATTTGGCGACTATAAAGCTTCCTTGACCCGGAGGAGACGATATTGAGAAAGTACAAGGAATTTTATATGTGATTTTCAAAACATAAGCAGGATACCTAATGCAACCTTGACTCTCGAGGTCGAGGGTGCTGATGAGATCCAATTTTGTTGTCCACTGACGTCCCAAAAAATAAGGTCAAATAAAATGAAGTAAAttaaaagttgaaaattttattcaaactGTACTTTTGAGGCCATCATCACTACACTTGTCGTGTTACTTACTTTTCATAGTGTTTTGTTGATTCTGGTAAAAGTTGACTTTGACTGGGCACTTATCATACGTCAACAATTCAAGTCAATCTTTATATTCTGCTTCCCTTTCTTGGTAGGTTCTTGCAGaggtttaaaaatatatatataatccaaGAAAATACAGAGAGTTGTGTTGTTGAATCCCAAGATTTTGAGTGAGTAATACTCTGTCATCACTACAATCATGGACGGATAGAGCTAGCAGTCTAGCACTTTGCTCATTTTGATAAAGTCAATCATTCCCACTGAATTCAATAATAGATTTGCTCTCTTGATCCCTCACTTCCAGGTTCTTTGCTTGGCTAAGCCCATTTCTTTTCAGATAACTCGTTTCAGTCCTGATTTAAGCACCATACTCTATCGAGGAGATGCAATAGCTTCGGTTGGAGCTATCGAATTcacatttttcttttacttatTCATTATCTGTTGTAAGTATGGTTGACGTCGAATTTGAGCTGGCAATGGACCATCATTCCTTAGACTTTGCTTCCTTTCCTTGGTTGGTTCTTGGAAAGAATGGTAATTCAAGTCATCGGCAATGGGTCATCAATTCATCATTTATCGGCAATTCAAGTCATTCTTTATATTTTATTCCAGTTCTTGGTAGTTTCTTACAGACGTAAAAGGTAATCcaagaaaaagtcaaaaagttgGATAGTTGAAACTTGAATCGCCAAGATTTTTACTAATTAATACTTTATTGTATCACCATTATGATCATGGACGTTTATAGACAGCAGTCTAGCACCTAACATTGATCCTTCTTGGTAGTTAACCAGCTTTGCTCATACTTTAGAGTGAATCATGGCCACCGAATTCAATAGTTTTGCTTTCTTGATCCCCTGCTTCGGGCTTCTTTGCTTGGCTAACGCCATGTCTTTTCAGATAACTCGTTTCAGTCCCGATTTAAGCACCATACTTTACCGCGGAGATGCAATAGCTTCAGTTGGAGCGATTGAATTCAACAATGTTGATTATCTTTATCAGGTTGGTCAAGCTATCTATTCTCAGCCTGTTCCTATCTGGGATTCGCACTCCAGGAAAGTGGCTGACTTCACCACTCATTTCTCCTTCACAATTGACACTCAAAATCGTACCCTTTACGGCCACGGGCttgctttctttcttgctcCTATTGTTTTTCAAATCCCACCGAACTCAGGTGGAGGATTTTTTGGTCTATTCAATACCAGCACAAGTGATTCCTCCCAGAACCAGATAGTTTCGATTGAATTTGATTCATTTGCAAATCCAGAATGGGATCCTCCTTTTGAACATGTTGGTATCAACAAAAACTCAATTGCTTCATCTATAACCACGCCCTGGAATGCCAGCCTGCACAGTGGAGACACTGCTGATGCTTGGATTGTCTACAATTCTTCTACACAAAATCTTAGTGTTTTCTGGAGTTATGGATCAAGTCCTAACTCTAGTCTTTCTCTTAAGATAGATTTGAAGGAGATTCTTCCTCAATGGGCTATAATTGGGTTTTCAGCTGCCACAGGTCTGCATGTTGAAAGACACACACTCGAATCATGGGAATTCAGTTCAAACCTTGATGTGACAAAGACAAGTGGGAGAAAAGCAAAGGAAATTGGGTTAATTGTAGGCTTGACAGCCGCTGGAGCAATCTTAATTGCAGGTGGAGTAATAGCGACTGTAGTTTTAAGGAGAAAAATACAATCTGCAAAGTGGAACCCAGAGATGGCTGCCAACTTGACAAGTTCTATGAACGATGATTTTGAAAGGGGGACAGGACCAAAAAGGTTTTCTTACAAAGATCTTGCTTCAGCTACTAATAATTTCTCAAACGAGAGAAAGTTGGGTGAGGGAGGATTTGGAAAGGTTTACAAAGGTGAACTCATTGATCTGAATATTGCAGTGGCTGTGAAGAAGTTCTCAAGGGGTTCTAAGCAGGGGAAAAAGCAGTACGTAACTGAAGTAAAGATCATAAGTAGTTTGAGGCATCGAAATTTGGTCCAGCTAATCGGCTGGTGCCATGATCAAAATGAGTTCTTGCTTGTCTATGAATTCATGCCAAATGGAAGCCTGGATACTCATCTATTTGGCAGGAAAAATCTTCTGAGTTGGAGTGCGAGATACAAAATAGCAATTGGGTTGGCATCTGCTTTGCTGTATCTTCATGAAGAATGGGAACAATGTGTGATACATAGGGATATCAAATCAAGTAACGTAATGCTAGATTCAAATTTTAATGCCAAGCTTGGAGATTTTGGTTTGGCTAGACTTATGGACCATGAACTGGGACCACAAACGACAGGCGTGGCTGGAACGTTTGGCTACTTAGCCCCTGAATATGTGAGCACGGGCAGGCCTAGCAAGGAGTCCGATGTATATAGCTTTGGGGTGGTTGCTTTAGAAATTGCCAGTGGAAGGAAGTCAACCGATCCAATGCCAACACACGGAAAATCCGAAACAGGACTCCTGGAGTGGGTTTGGGACTTGTATGGATCGGGGAAACTTTCTTCAGCTATGGACGGGAGGTTAAACAACGATTTTGATCTTAAACAATTTGAGTGTTTGTTGACAGTAGGTTTGTGGTGTGCTCATCCGGACCGCAGCCTAAGGCCAAGCATAAAACAAGCAATTCAAGCCCTCAACTTTGAGGCAACGCTTCCCAGTCTTCCAACCAAAATGCCTGTGCCCATCTACGATGTTCCAAATATTAGTTCTTCAGCGGAGCCTTTAATAACTTGCACAAGCATTGATGTGGGCCGTTGAAGAAGATTGAGATGATGGAAGCCCTTTCATCGTAATTATTGGGAATTTCCAATGAACTAGTATTTTAACTTGGGCTTAACTAATTGTGTACCTCAATAGAAGTATCCTTGCATCTAGTTGTGACTCTCAACATTCTGCTAGGATTTCCAACACCCTTTCAATGGATGTTCAACAGTCTAATAGTTCATACAAATGGCCCGGACATAGTGAATTTCTCTtctattttcttcatttccctTAAAAATTCCTGCTGAATTTCCACTTAGAATTTCATGTTATTGTGCAGCACTCTCTTAAAAAATAGTGGGAAAAAAAAGTTCAGAAAGAATTGACTAGTTTCTGTTTTGTAGCTTAACGAAATGTTTTATCCTTTTCTTCGAAGTGTAATTCTAAATTTCATTAACGCATTTTGTACGATTAATATTTCATAATTCACTCGACATTTTGCAAGATGATAAACCATTTTAGAAGCCTCAACAATAGATTAACAAAGCTAAATGAGAATTTTCAATGCAGCTACATAGTGTAATATTAGGGTAAAAGCTCGTGCTTTTAAGTGTCATCAAACATTTTTGGGACTCACTTTTTCTAAGAATATAATGTATTTCAGGAAAATTAGAATAAAAGTTGAgattatgcaatttttggaacaTATAAGACAATTGACATAAAAGTTGTGTATGAAAGCAAAATTGTATACCATGCAAAATTATATTCAACTTACGCTAATATATTATTCCTTACCTTTGCAAAATTAGTAAGATTAAAACGAGAGCAATGgtcttcattttttattttgcaaaCCATAGCGAGATTAATATGTTTTTGCCAATCACCTACCTAGCTATTTATCTAAAATTAGTTTCTTTACCAATGACAAGATATAAATTAAATGGTGGATCCAGGTCAAAAACCCGTCCTGCGAGATGCATATTTAACGTGGCAATTTGTGCTTTAACAACAGcctattcaaaacaactagTTTTTTCAAAACGTCTGCTCCAGATGCATAAAAATAATTGCAAATGAGCTTAAACAAACAAATGTTCATGACTTCATTCATTGTACGCATGCACAATTATATTATACTACATGATATCAATTTAGAGGGAAGTAGGTTATTTGAGATAAATCTTGCTGCTTGTTTCAATATCATTAGAAAGTCTAGagctacttaaaaaaaaaaaaaaaaaaggtaaaaattgGATAAGCTTAACGGtaataaagaaataaagcaCACACAGATTTTAATTGAAAGAACATAAGCCATTGATTCTTTCtattttgcttttccttttagTTGTGTACGATAAAAGAAGGGTTCATGCAAAGATGGTGGAAATGTTCGTTACTAAATCGGCCGGTTCGACTAGTTGGACAGCGAACCGTTCATAACTCCCGTCCAGTTCATACTTTAGGTTGATTAGATTTAAAAATCAATAAGAATTGTTTGAATCAGATTGAACCGTTGAACCAACAGTTTTTTGGTTTTTgtctattaaattgaaaaaaaagaataagttTTCCTTAACCTTAAAGACAAATTATTAAATACAACATTCACTCACTTTCTTCTCATATTTTGTCTCTTATTAAGTTTGcatctctattttttattttcttgatttcttccaaactccaaacttttttttaaaattgcaaTTTCTAAATCCTAGAAATgtgaattaaaatttaaactcaTAATGTCTAATTCCCATAGAcataaattttgtataattgaAGAATATTGTGGTATTTTTGGGTTGAATTTAAGACTGTTtcttggtagatataattgaaattgaaatgaaatttatttgtttcaacttataatttaatatttttatttgtgaaaatccaatttctttcaaaatattaaacttttgATCATATAAAgtcttaaattagtccattgcatgccttattttgtacatatatatatttatataaattattttaaaaaaaatttattgaaccaaggttgaaccggtccgaccgattGAATCTCGACCCGAACACCTCTCCGATTCAATTTGCCATTGCCTCAATAAAATTGAGTTATTAGCTATTGTGAGTCGTGACATTGCAATGGTTTCGTTAACCCTAAAATTAGCCTATGCACAATTAACTACTTTTAGTCGGTAACGTTCTTCACAAATTAATGCAATTCCTCATATGCCTTCTTGGGATGGGGCTACCTCAGATTATCTAAGTTGCCATAAACATCAACTAAACTAAagactttcctttcttttttttttttccttttcatagaCCTTACAAAGAAACCAAGCGGGGTTTCTATGCTGAGATCATCCTCCCTACGTCCCGTTGCACACCTGCAGGCAACCCCACCGGCCACCGGGGCATGGAACGGGGCATATGTCTTTAAGTGGGATTTAATTGCCATATGTGATGATGATCCACGAACGAATGCATAAATCAAAACGTTTCAACCATGCAGTCTCGACGTGCGCAAGGACAAATTAACCAGTCGCCTCAATATAATATTGACAGAGGTTGCATTATTCAAATAATgacggaaaaaaaaattcggagAGATGCATATATTGTCGAAAACGTTGACATGTCAATTTTTTGGCAGTAGTTATATATTGCACGAAATTGACGCCATCAAATGTTCGAAGACGAGGTTCCTGCCGGCGACGATATATATACAGTACAAAAAGCTGCACGCGAGTTCACGGTAATTAATAAGATATAATACCGTCGGGAGTATAAAATTTATCATATGAATGCACGTACATTCATTCATTGCCCAACGGGGCATTTAGATATTTAGACCTCCGAATCCTGTTGGTATTTAACGATGTGATTGATTACTATTAACTTTTAAATGTGAACAAATTAACTTGGACTAGATATGGTGATCGAGATTCAAgacttttaatttattttttttgaccaTATGTTTATTCAATGACTTTGTTGTAATTTGAAAGTCAGCTGCGACTATGTAATTGCTGATCCTCATTAATTTACAAGTCACGAGATCGACTTATAAATGAACGTCATATATTTAGTTATTTGTGATTTAAAATCATTCATTTTATGACTTAAACCAACTTATTGCTACGTTCTCCAGCTAGTTTCATGTCATGTCATAAAAAATATAAGTCTTTTACGACTTGCATTAAACTGACAAGTCACGAAAAgtttaaatttcttgtagtgatatACAATCAAGGACAGTATTTGTTGGACGAATCccaattttgattttgattttttttttggtccaatGATATTGAgacttttttaattttagtcaGGTCTCCACTTGTTTCTAGATCTTCTGTAAAACTTTACGAAGATGATAGGTGGTGATGAGTCTCAGTGCGTTTTAATTAGCATCAAACGATTTATGATTGGACATATGCTACCTTTCAACGCGAGCCTCTGCTTTAACAAAGTCATTGTGCACTTAATCTTTAAGCAAAGCCATATTCAGGTATCAAATTTGGCAACGAAGTTGGTATCTGATCCGTTTCCCATCTCCAGTTAATCACTAGTTATCAAATCCATTATTATACTGATATCCTCAATTATgctccatctctctctctctctctgactCCACGCAACATTTCCCTTCCAAAATAAATTCTGGTATAAATCCTTCAGTGCaacacaaaacaaaaatgaagCCAAATTTTCTGCACTATAACTTCAACAAATGAACACCAATTCTAAACTTTTTGCATTCTAACTTCAACAATTAAACAACAGCAACTGCTCCTCAAATAGCTCAACCACGTcaagtagggctgcaaacgaatcgagccgcttgcgagcagctcgagtcgagctcgaactcagaatattaagctcgttagctcgcgagccggctggCGAActtgggtatatatatatattttttttaatttttatttttatttaataataaaattacgtatattatatttattttttattttttattttcatagtaaaattacatatatatccttaatattttattatttattaagaaaaaatattattttatttatttttttaaaataaaataatttttttttattttttttcaagctcgagctcgaaatttgccggctcgtcgagctcgagtttgataaaatttagtCAAGGCTCGGCTTGATTAGCTCAAAACTCAactcggctcggctcgtttgcagccctaacgTCGAGGTATGAAGTAAGTGAAGATGCAAGGTGCAAGTATGGGATAAAAAGAATACCATTATGCACCACATGATCCTATAATTAAGAGAGTTCATAGGATGCTGCaattataactttttttttttttttgtaagtaagtTGCAATTATAACATAAGATCAACCTAGCACAAAATATAATAGCTTTGGTCTTACGTTTGGTAACGAATATAATTTCACTTCAGCAATAacaacttcttcttcttctttttttcttttttgcctcTTCTAGTTCATGTGCGTGCCATGGCCTTCCCACTTACTCCCAACACAGGGGTATAGTTGTCCCTTCACTAACAATTCATGGCTATTTAAGCCTtttcagcctttttttttttttttcctcttgtgACGGTGTTAAGCTTTATAACGTTGGTCAAGTAGTGGGGGATAAACTGTATACTACAGAAGTTGGGTGTGATAGAATGTGACTACTCTACCCTTTTGGGGCAAAGAGTGATAAACCGTTTCTTTTTAGCCCGAGA
The genomic region above belongs to Coffea arabica cultivar ET-39 chromosome 7c, Coffea Arabica ET-39 HiFi, whole genome shotgun sequence and contains:
- the LOC113697961 gene encoding L-type lectin-domain containing receptor kinase IX.1-like; amino-acid sequence: MATEFNSFAFLIPCFGLLCLANAMSFQITRFSPDLSTILYRGDAIASVGAIEFNNVDYLYQVGQAIYSQPVPIWDSHSRKVADFTTHFSFTIDTQNRTLYGHGLAFFLAPIVFQIPPNSGGGFFGLFNTSTSDSSQNQIVSIEFDSFANPEWDPPFEHVGINKNSIASSITTPWNASLHSGDTADAWIVYNSSTQNLSVFWSYGSSPNSSLSLKIDLKEILPQWAIIGFSAATGLHVERHTLESWEFSSNLDVTKTSGRKAKEIGLIVGLTAAGAILIAGGVIATVVLRRKIQSAKWNPEMAANLTSSMNDDFERGTGPKRFSYKDLASATNNFSNERKLGEGGFGKVYKGELIDLNIAVAVKKFSRGSKQGKKQYVTEVKIISSLRHRNLVQLIGWCHDQNEFLLVYEFMPNGSLDTHLFGRKNLLSWSARYKIAIGLASALLYLHEEWEQCVIHRDIKSSNVMLDSNFNAKLGDFGLARLMDHELGPQTTGVAGTFGYLAPEYVSTGRPSKESDVYSFGVVALEIASGRKSTDPMPTHGKSETGLLEWVWDLYGSGKLSSAMDGRLNNDFDLKQFECLLTVGLWCAHPDRSLRPSIKQAIQALNFEATLPSLPTKMPVPIYDVPNISSSAEPLITCTSIDVGR